The proteins below come from a single Aegilops tauschii subsp. strangulata cultivar AL8/78 chromosome 6, Aet v6.0, whole genome shotgun sequence genomic window:
- the LOC109754018 gene encoding putative FBD-associated F-box protein At5g56820, with protein MPRTSTAKKALKSCDEDRISNLPDDILHHVLGFLHADEAVRTCLLSRRWRYLWKFMRRLRINDVGRRGKSTTDVFLNKFMSYLLLLRDPGSTLDEVEIEYDNLIDNRHFNYGCPWVDIWIRHALSCQAQVLTVKLHKEAHFHVCLEAPLVSQHLRRLEIYEVQLKSNFLNFSSCSALEELKIKDCNLKTNRILSQSLKHLSITGSAFLSQRRICISVPNLVSLQLINNRTATPLLESMPSLETAVIRYDYYTSEYCHNGVAGECCGICADCCEIVDIMLLHFESDAVLVAKFIFKRDLRWCPTFSKLKNLLLNGWCVQPDLRGLVSILEHSPILENLTLQLCKVH; from the exons ATGCCTCGCACAAGCACGGCCAAGAAAGCATTAAAGTCCTGCGACGAGGACCGGATCAGCAACCTGCCGGACGACATCCTGCACCATGTCCTTGGCTTCCTGCATGCAGATGAGGCAGTGCGCACCTGCCTGCTCTCCCGGCGCTGGCGCTACCTTTGGAAATTCATGCGCCGTCTTCGCATCAACGACGTGGGGAGGAGGGGGAAGAGCACCACCGACGTTTTCCTTAACAAGTTCATGAGCTACCTGCTGCTCCTCCGAGACCCTGGCTCGACTCTAGATGAGGTTGAGATCGAGTATGATAATTTGATTGACAATCGCCATTTTAACTACGGTTGTCCTTGGGTCGACATTTGGATCCGACATGCTTTGTCATGCCAAGCTCAGGTGCTCACTGTCAAGCTCCATAAGGAGGCGCACTTCCATGTGTGTTTGGAGGCCCCTCTGGTCTCCCAGCATTTGAGAAGATTGGAGATTTATGAAGTGCAATTGAAAAGCAACTTCCTGAATTTTTCAAGCTGTTCAGCATTGGAGGAGCTAAAGATAAAAGACTGCAACTTAAAAACTAACAGAATATTGTCCCAGTCTTTAAAGCATCTGAGCATCACTGGATCTGCTTTCTTATCTCAACGCCGGATTTGTATTTCTGTCCCAAATCTCGTTTCGCTGCAACTCATAAACAATCGAACTGCAACCCCATTGCTTGAAAGCATGCCGTCACTAGAAACTGCAGTGATCAGGTATGACTACTACACCAGCGAGTACTGTCACAACGGTGTTGCTGGGGAATGTTGTGGTATTTGTGCAGATTGCTGTG AAATTGTTGATATTATGCTACTGCACTTTGAGTCCGATGCTGTTCTAGTTGCAAAG tTTATTTTTAAAAGGGATTTAAGATGGTGCCCTACATTTAGCAAGTTAAAGAATTTGTTGCTGAATGGCTGGTGTGTGCAACCTGACCTCCGTGGACTAGTTTCTATTCTTGAACATTCACCGATTCTTGAGAATCTGACGCTTCAACTGTGCAAG GTGCATTAG